The Brasilonema sennae CENA114 genome includes a region encoding these proteins:
- the ctpA gene encoding carboxyl-terminal processing protease CtpA, producing MGFMQKKVFRAGLSLLLAFWVGFCGFCQPALALSDEQKLVAQVWRIVNRTYLDETFNHQNWASVRQKALAKPLKDDQSAYSAIQNMLQSLDDPFTRFLNPEQYRSLQVNTSGELTGVGLQIALNAETGLLEVLAPIAGSPAEKAGIRPRDRILKIEGISTQKLTLDEAAAKMRGAIGSSVTLFMQRDKEEWQVQLVRDRIALNPVVAELRSFPQGKSIGYLRLTQFNANAPMELAHAISSLEKKGADAYILDLRNNPGGLLQAGVEIARLWLESGTIVYTVNRQGTQGSFEAFGPAMTRDPLVVLVNQGSASASEILAGALQDNGRATLVGETTFGKGLIQSLFELSDGSGLAVTIAKYETPNHRDINKLGIKPDKLISSEPITREQIGTEADVQYQAAIELLAKNSVVAGAA from the coding sequence ATGGGATTCATGCAGAAGAAAGTTTTTCGGGCGGGATTATCCCTGTTATTGGCGTTTTGGGTAGGTTTTTGCGGTTTTTGTCAACCTGCCTTGGCTTTGAGCGACGAACAAAAGCTAGTAGCACAAGTGTGGAGAATTGTTAATCGGACATATTTGGATGAAACATTTAATCATCAAAACTGGGCGTCGGTACGGCAAAAGGCTCTGGCAAAGCCGCTCAAAGATGACCAATCTGCTTATTCAGCAATTCAAAACATGCTCCAGAGTCTTGACGACCCTTTTACCCGTTTTTTAAATCCAGAACAGTACCGCAGTCTACAGGTCAATACTTCTGGGGAACTCACAGGAGTTGGATTGCAAATCGCTCTCAATGCCGAGACGGGTTTATTAGAGGTTTTGGCCCCCATAGCAGGTTCACCAGCAGAAAAAGCTGGAATTAGACCGCGCGATCGCATCTTAAAAATTGAGGGTATCTCCACACAAAAACTTACCCTTGACGAAGCTGCAGCCAAAATGCGGGGGGCGATTGGTAGTTCTGTTACTTTGTTCATGCAACGAGACAAGGAAGAATGGCAAGTTCAACTGGTGCGCGATCGCATTGCACTCAACCCAGTCGTAGCAGAACTACGCTCTTTCCCTCAAGGAAAGTCTATCGGCTATCTTCGCCTCACACAGTTTAACGCCAATGCTCCTATGGAGTTAGCACATGCTATTTCCAGTTTAGAAAAAAAAGGCGCTGATGCCTACATTCTCGATTTGCGAAATAACCCAGGCGGACTATTACAAGCTGGAGTTGAGATTGCCCGCTTGTGGTTAGAATCTGGTACCATTGTTTACACAGTGAATCGTCAAGGCACTCAGGGGAGCTTTGAAGCATTTGGCCCAGCCATGACTCGTGATCCACTAGTGGTTTTGGTCAATCAAGGAAGCGCCAGTGCTAGCGAGATTCTTGCTGGTGCGTTGCAAGATAATGGTCGTGCGACTTTAGTAGGAGAAACCACCTTTGGCAAGGGTTTAATCCAGTCCTTATTTGAATTATCCGATGGTTCTGGCTTAGCTGTGACTATTGCTAAGTATGAAACCCCCAACCACCGCGATATCAATAAACTGGGTATAAAGCCAGACAAATTGATTTCCTCTGAACCAATCACTCGCGAACAGATTGGCACAGAAGCAGATGTTCAATATCAAGCAGCTATAGAACTTTTGGCGAAAAACTCTGTAGTAGCAGGCGCAGCATGA
- a CDS encoding MBL fold metallo-hydrolase — translation MCSLPQESNNYTAKLPRAVFSNEVLICENPRSDLVLSTIFAFPPNRDTLGGTAYFIVRNEGNILIDCPAWDQIHQDFLQSHGGVRHLFLTHRDAIGKTAEIQKTFSCEVLIQEQEAYLLPGVDVTTFNIDFTLNSTAQLIWTPGHSPGSSSLYYQERGGVLFTGRHILPNQQGEPVPLRRAKTFHWFRQIKSVKLLLERFTPETLQYICPGANTGFLRGKRVIDNAYTRLACVDLTVLRQAQAMF, via the coding sequence ATGTGTTCCTTGCCTCAAGAGTCCAATAATTATACGGCAAAGCTACCACGAGCGGTCTTCTCTAACGAAGTCCTGATTTGTGAAAACCCCCGCTCGGATTTGGTCCTAAGTACAATTTTTGCATTTCCACCAAACAGAGACACATTAGGGGGGACTGCTTATTTTATTGTAAGAAACGAAGGCAATATTCTCATAGATTGTCCAGCTTGGGATCAAATTCATCAAGATTTTTTGCAATCGCATGGAGGAGTCCGCCACCTATTTCTGACTCATCGAGACGCTATTGGCAAAACAGCAGAAATTCAGAAAACTTTCAGTTGTGAAGTTTTGATTCAGGAGCAAGAAGCTTACTTATTACCCGGAGTAGATGTAACTACCTTTAATATAGATTTTACCTTAAATTCAACAGCGCAATTAATTTGGACACCTGGTCATTCTCCTGGCTCATCAAGTCTATACTACCAAGAGCGAGGAGGCGTACTATTTACCGGACGTCATATCCTCCCCAACCAGCAAGGTGAACCTGTACCCCTACGAAGGGCTAAAACTTTTCACTGGTTCCGACAAATCAAAAGTGTCAAGTTACTATTAGAGCGGTTCACGCCAGAAACACTACAATACATTTGCCCTGGCGCTAACACAGGCTTTCTCCGGGGAAAGCGCGTTATCGATAATGCTTATACGCGTTTGGCTTGTGTTGATTTAACTGTGTTAAGACAAGCACAAGCGATGTTTTGA